The following is a genomic window from Oncorhynchus kisutch isolate 150728-3 linkage group LG6, Okis_V2, whole genome shotgun sequence.
GAAGTAAATGTCACTGAACGATATCGCCTACATGACCTACTGTACAggacccagagtttttcctggttaGATCCTGTTCAAGAAGTATTCCTAGCCCTACTTCCAATGCATTTGACAAATCTAAATGAAGTGCACACAGCTGAACATCCTCTACGTACACATTACTGAGCAGGTTGGATGGTGGTCTCACCTCTGGTCTGGCCTATAGCGGGTGTCTGAGGGAGGTAGGACCTTCTTGAGTTCAGGGGTCAGCTCATTGAGCTCCCTGGCGTAGCGACTGAAGCCGTAGTACTGGAAGTGGTCATCAGGCTGAGGGTCTGGGGATGGGAGAAACAGGGTACTGTGTGAGGCGATACATAGTGCTGGTACTATAGAGTGGATGACGGACTCACGGATTGAGGAAAACATCCATAAGATAGAATTCACTGAAATAGTGTGGATTAGGGAAAATATAATAGGCACAATGGTGTGGATTACACCATTTTATAGGATAAACTATAATATCAAGATGGGATTAGAGATGAGGATTATCGTACATAGCAAATAATAGATTGTTCAGATAATAGCAGTACTCACTGGGCTTCCAGATGCACTTTGGGTTAGGCAGGGTGTCGCAGAAGATGCCCTCATGCCACAGCCCACCGAACCGGTGGACCACCTCTCCCGCTTGGTTCAGAACCTGGCCCTGCACCTCGTTCTTACTGGTCTCTGAGGTCCAGTAGcgggactgagggagagagggaaagacgcagggagagagagagggagggggccgtGTCAATGGAGACTTGTTAGGTACCTCCATATGTAAATCTTTGGAGATTTCATAAATGTCTAGACCCCATTCAGGCTgttaatcttttattttattcATTATGGGTCCCATTGTGGGTTTATCCTTCAATTGAGCGTTAGGTTCTGTGGGCACCGGGCAGGGGTCTCACCTTGACGAAGGAGATCTTGCAGGTGCAGAGGTCACTCTTGGTGTTTCTGATGGTCACCTCACCGTAGTGCTCCAGCCACCTCTGCGGACTCAggacgttgtggacacaggtcaCCACCTTGTTCCACTcatagtgatccccatatctagAGGGCAGAGGGAGACATGGGTTTAATGCAACTGGAGGAAGACGTGCACTCTTCAAATTCATGGACACCTGAGCCGGTTTCAATACTATGAACATTTCATTGAATAACACAGTAAAATTATACTTTCAGGCTTGTTACAGCTCATTTGGTAAGCTAAGGCCTTTTCAAATCTTGAATCAGCTCAATCAAAACACTGTCCCCGAGCTTCTACTTTGAACAACGGATCAAGACATTCAAAACGACCATGTGAAAGTAGGGTTACGTTATCTCTTTTTTGGGGGGTCAAATAATCATGATGGAATTTGCATAAACACTCACTTTGGCAACTTGACATTCACTGGACCAGAGGAGATGATCTCCAAAGACTTTCCCCAGAACTTGTTCTTCCATTGCTGGTCTTGCCAGAAGGTGAAGTTCTCAGACTCTGCGTGCACGGCGGAGCAGGGTGGGTGATGGCTGACCTGGGAACAGAAAGGAAAAACCTTAAATAACTGAATCTTCAGTGGAAGACACCCTGGATCAGTTAAGGGTTACTTGCCATGCAGATGGAATCTAGGATGATTCTGGGTCAGGATTATTCAAGTCCTACCTGCTCAGCGACGTAGCGGAAGCCGCGCTCCTTCCGGTGGCTCTCGTAAGTCTCTCCCAGGACGGGGTTGAAGGGCTTGTAGCGGTTCCGCCAGGTAGCCCAGGCGTAgccagagatggagaaaacacccaTGTACAGCTTCATGACAAATAAGGTATGGGAAAACAGATGAGTGAGATCGCACCCATCAACAATATCAAATGGCACCTGAAGAAAACTGCTACCacaaaatactatagtattttacATGCTAAATCTGCAATTCAAGTTGACCCCATTCATTGTTTGTGGATTTCACCATTTCTCTTGCAATGGCTCTAATGcacagactctacccacacacatactacactgacactccaacaccacacacacacactcacatatgctgctgctattaTGTTTATTATtgatcctgattgcctagtcacttttacctctacctacatgtacatactgtattacctcaactacctggcaCCCCTGCagattgacttggtactggtactccttgtatataaccTTGTTATTGTGTTATCATTCTTTTTTTAattactctgcattgttgggaatgggctcgGTAAAGTCTaaaccggttgtattcggcacgtgaccaATAGCATTTGATTTGAGAAAGCAGAGACCTTTTTTTTTCAGATTTCAACTAAGCAAATCTACAGGCGCATCAATTCACTTGAATCAGCACCAACGCTGGTATGGCAGCACAAACCTATACTTGAGCTGCTTCGTTTTAATGTCAGGCACACGTCAGGCCGCCTTACCATCCTTTCGAAGGGGTCCTCTGTGCGGTTGGCGATGTCCAGAAGCTCTGAGTACTCCAGCTCTTCGCTCACCCTCTGCAGCAGGTTCAGAGGTTCGTTGAGGCCACAGGGCATGGACACACGTGACAGGTCCTTGCCAATGTTGTTGTACAGGATGGTCATGATGCCAATGTGGCTGTTGTCGACACAGTTGGCGGGCAGGACAGTGCGGCGGCCTGTGTTGGTGGGCACGGTGCTGACCATGTCCGGGGCTCTGGACACGCTGGTGCGGTAGTTCAGGGTGGAAGAGGCTGCCAGGGGGCGAGGGCATACAAAGGTTAGATGGAATTCTATACATTTCCTATTGAATCTCACATGTTTTTTTACAATTACGCCCAGCACTTAATGCTTGAACATGAATTTTTCTTTGACATGATTCAGCCCTTAAAAGGGAGAGTTCAGGATTTTCTCCAgggtcagatgaacttgtggataccctTTTGTGTCTGCgttcagtttgaaggaagttgccaaatagcgttagcacaatgcctggaagtctatgggaataGCATGCTAGCTGTTCATGTTGACATAGTCATTACACTAACAATAGTTAGCATTGGCTGGCAAAACTACAGGTAACTGGCAGCCCTTGTGGTGTGGGGTGCATTTCCCTGCCATGGTTTGGGGCCACTCAACCCCTTAGAGGGCAAGGTAACAGCTAGTAAATACACAGCCATTCTTAGTGATCACCTTcaacctacggtgaagcatttaTATCCGGAGGGAAGTGGCCTCTTCCAGAATGGCAAtaatgcccccatccacaaggcacgagtggtcactgaatggttcaATGAGCATTAAAAACTatccgtctcagtcaccagatctcaacccaattgaacagcctagctaacattagcccgCCTAGCTAGAACTCGTAACATCCGTTtggcaaattcgtaacatataatacaaattgtaatttgtaacataagAAATGGCcgatgtattcatttgtggaatccataccatacgaaacatatggagtgtcttggatttacatgacagaataatacgaaatgctctgagaccaggttgaattGAACACTTATGGTCAATTCTGGAGCAGCACATAACAGCATTTTCTACCacaatcaacaaaacaccaaattaaatgatggaatttctcgtggaagaatggtgttgcaaCCCTCCAAGAGAGTTCCAAGGCTCATTGAAGTAGTTCTgccggctcgtggtggcccagcGCCTTATTTAGAGCCATGTTGGCGtatcctttattttggcagttaatttcatactggacgcagagacataaaaatggtattcaCAAGATCTTAAGTAGATAAACAATAGACATTCTGTATGATTGAATGTATGCCAGAGTGCCAATGTCTCTTGTTTTAACTTGCAGACACGGCAACCATTAGTGGACCACAATGGAAACAAATCTTTAGACTTGTGCATATAATCCTCAGCAATTTTTGGTACATTTATTTGTTGCCTTGTTTCTTTATGCATTTTAAAATGGTCAAAATCAAGGCTTCTTTGCCAAAACGCTGAACCATCCCTTTAAAATGTCTGAAGTCCCAAAGCTGTCAAGGAAAGGAGGATGGTGAAACAGGAAGAAAAATTAAGTAATGACAGTCTCTCGATTTCTCCATCTCCCAAATTAGAGTTTGATGTTGGATTGAGGTGGAGGGTATGATGTTTAAAGAATGAAATATCTATACAGATTAGACAATAATGCGTTTGTTAAATTGTCACCAGTCCCACACAACCAAAGAGACACCTCAGGAGAAcaaagagggagaagaaagagagagatgatgaaATCATGGTAATAAAATGAGTAGACTACTAGTGCGTTTTCAGGGTCCAATCAGTATGCTTGCATGTACAACATTGAAAATGTACCGTCTTCAAAATAAATTATGTGCATCAATGAATTAAACGATCCATACGGGACTTCCAATATGGCCGCAATTCACCACCACTCCACCGATACTTCAGTTTGACCAGTCCCAAAATACCTTTTGTTTGCGGTTGGTCCGGTGATACTGCCTCTGCAGGCAAAGTGGAAGCTATGTTCAGAAAAcgtaataaaaatacatttgtacACAGATTACATATATACACACCCAATGTTGGTGTCAGCCGAGTTCATGAGTATAACTACCTCGATAGAGCTGGGCGATATAGACACAAATCCATATCACAATAAAATGACTAAATgatcacggtaaagtttacaatAATGTGCACCAGTTAATTTTTATATTACCCTTAAAACTACTAATTTGAAGGTTGTGGTCATTAATTGTCTTGTTAACAGCCCACATTTAACAGACATCTCATTTCAAACTACACATTCCTCTAGTAAAGGGTACTTCTTTTAAAAAATCGATATCAGTAAAACGTCCTCGATAAATGGTCGGTTCGGTCGGTAGTGATCATTTTCGGTTTATCGTCCCAGCTGTACTAGATACTGCATATTGTTACTTATTTTTCAAAGACAAAAACTCAAACGGACCACGTAGACCGAACTGTATTCAAGGTATAATGGGACTGCTCAAACATAATATTATAGAACACATCCTTAGAGTGGCTGTTCTAGTCATTCTACTTCTACGACCACAGCCAAACAGTGATATCCAAAGAGTGGCGGCTCACCATGGACCTCATCTGGCTCAGAGTTACTGGTGGTGGTGATGTCACTCAGCCCGGACTCATCAGACTCCTCTTCTCCATTTTCAGAGGAGTTCTCACAGACGATGACATCTCTGGCGTCATAGTACTCGGCCATGGAGTCGGCCAGCGAGGGGGTGCGCTGCACAGAGCAACCCTTAGAGGGCGTCTTCTCAACATTCTGgagtggggaaaggggggggtgaCCGAAGGAGGAAGAATAAGACTATAGTTAACAGGAAGCATACAAAATCAACGCTTTCAGATGGATAAAAGTGACGTCAATAATGTCTTACAAAATAAAGTTAAGGAAGAAAATCCTGCTCATTTGATAGAGAATCCCCATGCATACAggcacaaacacagagacaggcagacagacttaCAGTACACAGCCAGACACGCATTCAGAAACAAGTGGCAGCCTGCCTCTTGCTGAGTGGGGGTTGGTGGCtgaatacacacctggtcctgacGCACAGTGCTGTAGGACTCCTTGGAGCCCCCCGTGGATCCAGAGGAAAGGGACAGGGAATGAACTTTGGTTTGGCAAGACTGCACCTCCAGCTGGATACacacaaacagtgacttattagtatactgtagagaATTGTATGAAAACCAAGCACAATATTAAGCTCATTTCCCCATTATCAAACTTGGCCCACATGCAGGTAAGTTGGACAAAATGTACAGTATGCACATTTGGTGGAGGATTTCCCTCAGAACTCTTTCAGCTTTGTCAGATCCATCCAGTAATTAGTGAAGTTGAGAAACATCCAGTAACTCGGATCAAATAGATACGTTCGGGGGAGGTTTAAGTTGTTTCACCAAGATAAATCTAAATGTTTGAACAAGTGTCTTTACATTTGAAAAGGCTTTTGTTTCATCCAGGCAGGCTCAAAACAGGAGAGCAGGGAGGAATGGTTCTGCCCCTGATGGGCAGTACTGAGATGTCCCAGCCCCAAACAGCCCAAACCAGTTCTGGCTGGCTTCTCACACACTTGAACAGCAGCACACTGAGACGGGACTATATTTTGTAAGGAGAGAGCAAAAGAAAGTGAGAGAATAGGTGTGGCCCATCGAAACGCCTGCTGTGTGGGTTTTAAAAGACAccacagtgttattgactaaatgTGAATAACGCCTTTCTATTGGTCGCTAGGTCTCTTCCTGTTCTTCTTGTTACTTCCGAAAAAAAAAGAAACGTAGGTCTCTCCTTTGGAGCCATTAACAATGGTTTATGTTCTTAGTGTATAGCAGGAGGTTCCGTCTCAGCGTGTgtactatatatgtgagtgtgtgtccagggCCTTTTTACCTCAGACAGTGTGCTACACAGGGTGGCCAATTGATTGGAGGTGGAGGAGCGTAGGTCTGGACCGGTCCAAGCCTGTCGGACCCGCTCACGTTCCAGGGCGAGCACTTCGTGGATGGACTTGAGAGATGCATGAACTAAGAAGATTACGGCAGACAAAATGTCATTTCCATTTGATTTCCCGTGTTCATCCACACCAACATAAGTCCCTAAGTAACTAAAGTAAGTCAATTACTACCAGATTGCAGTGGTCTACATAGGTCCTCTTTTTTATGTTGCAGAACCAGCCTcactataaccagctctacacaCGACTTTATGAACACCCCATCGAATGAGCCCCAAAACCCTGTAACACCCCTCTCTTACCCCTTTGGGACAAAGCACAGATGTCCTGCTGGATCTTCTTGGCTTCGGGGGAGGTGATGAGGGGGTTGGAGAGCTGAGAGTACACGTAGTCCGGGATGGACGACACCGAGGTGGCTCCCACACTCAGGTGGTTGGACGATGTGCTCAGGTGGCTGGAGGTAAACTGAGGGAGGGGGAAGATGTGTGTAGAGagccattttgtgtgtgtgtgtgtagagagccATTTTGTGTGTGTCACTTTCGAGCTTTACATTGATGTCGGGACCTTGACAAACGCAACAGTGAGTGATGACCATGAAAACAAAACTGATGGCTAGAATTATGCTCAACAAGTACATTATTCTCCTGGCTTTATCTAGctccatctttaaaaaaaattttttttatcttGCCTGTTGCTAGCTCGCTAGGTAATTAGTCCTCAGATGACATCTGCCATGTTGTAGAAGACCATCTAATTACATGTTTGTTAGCTTGCACAAGCTGCCTCTGAAGTTGGAAGTTGTCATTCACTTAAATGTAAACAAGCCCAGTTGGATGCCTAACTTAGTTTATATATTGTATGTTAGTAGCCTTACTTCTTTTGTAGAATCTCTACAAATTCTATTCTTTAGAAAAACCCATCTCGTCAGCTTTAAAAAAATACTAGGGTGCAACCATCAGATTATTGTTAATGcaatgtgtcaatgtgtttgTACCGGTCCCTAACCCATAAATGAAAATGGAGAGGGGACATGCGGGAACAGTGGGTGAAGGAGGAGGATTCTGAGACAGCCATGACACAGAAATGTCCAGAAAACGTTCTTATCCAATGACGAATGTCTTGTACAGTGTAtcataagtattcaactccttagAGGTCACATTTTcctgttacaaagtgggattaaaatggatacAATTGTGCTCCCTTTTTGTCAACAATCAACACAAACATTAAACACTAATGTACCTTGATgagataagtattcacccccttgagtCATTACATGTTAGAAATACttttttggcagaaattacatctgttagtcttcttgggtacgtcTCATCAGAGCGTTGCACACCTGTATtatgcaatatttgcccattattcttttcaacactcttcaagctctgtcaaggtgttggggatcatggctagacagcgatttaagtcttgccatagattttcaagcagatttaagtcaactaacttggccactcaggagcaTTTACTATCTTCTTggtgagcaactccagtgtagatttggccaagAAAGGtgattcatctcccagtgtctggtttTCCTCCAAGTTATTGCCTGCGTTTATCTCCATCAGTTTCATTTTGTCCTGAATCTCCCCAGTCTTTGCCAATGTTAAGCATACCcatgacatgatgcagccaccaccaggctcaaaaataaggaggcagttactcagtgatgtgttggatttgatCCAAACATACAGCTTTGCATTTAAGCGAAAAAGTATAtatttgtctgttttttttttcccACACTAGGATTACTTtagtgttttggaatatttttattctgtatactTATTTGTATtaatcttttcactctgtcatttaggccATCATTATAGAGTCACTACAAcattgattcatcctcagttctcccatcacagccatagAACTCCATAGTCATTTTAAAATCACCTATGGActcatggtaacatccctgagTAGTTTCCTTGctctcctgcagctcagttcagaaggacgattGTATATTTGATGTGTCTAGGTGGTATATCGCATCATCCACAGCACAATTATTAACTTTACCACACAGAGTTATTCAATGTCCGATTTGATATCGTTACCCATCTActaatcactgcccttctttatgaggcgtttgaaaaagctccctggtctttgtagttcaatctgtgcttgaaattcaatacttgactgagggaccttagatgttttattatgtatgggggacagaggaagggttagtcataaaaataaaaaatcacccCTATtattcacacagagtgagtccatgtaacatatgtgatttgttaagctacatttactcctgaactaattgtggcttgcctaaacaaagcaggtgaatacttatgcaactaTATTTTAGTCATTACATTTTTGTCAATTTGGAAATTGTCTAATTGTATTTTTCACTGAGACTATTTTCTGTACAtaaattactttaaaaaaaaaatcatatctatttcaatcccactttgtaacaacaaaacgtggaaaaacacACTTATGATACCCACTGTATAGGACATGAGAACTTACCATGCCGCGGGTTTCGACTCCAGACAGGGTGCGAGAGTGACCAAATATCTTGTTTGtcgtcttcctctccttcttggCCTTGGGGGTATTAAGGGTCAAATTCTGAAAGACAGGTAGAATAGATACATGCTCAGACTAAAGAACAGCCAACCACTAAATGAATACTCCAATGTCACACTCACAGGTGTGCCATTCTTCCCCCCATAGAGAACATCTCATATACAGCACGTGCGGTTGTAGAGTAGCGGTTAGGGCGGTGACCTTACCTGCATGTTGATTCGTCGCTCCAGGTCACTGTTGGAGATTGGTTGCTGGTCACTCTCCAGCCAATTGAGCCTCTGGATGAGCTGGGCCAACTCAGTCAAGTCCAACTGAGAACGAGCTAGCTCTGTGGGGGTCAAGAATCAGAGAAGATTATTGATAAAGCTTTGGAGTGAAAGCTTAGCTCTGAAAATAACTGGATATTCATTTAATGCTGAATTGCAAAATGATAGCCTTGATTCCCTAGCTTCACCATGGAAGTACCTTACCTTGGGAGCAGGTATCTGACTGGTGGGTCTGCTGGAGCCATGCTGCCACCTTGCCGTTGACCCCTGGGGCTGCTGTGGGCGGAACCTCCATCTCAGCCTGGTAGACCGAGGCAGTGCTGGCGTAGTGAGGGTACTGGAAACAACATGAtttggggacagaggagggaaagagaaagaagagTAGTCAAGTGTCAGTCAAAGCCAATTTGTATAAAGTCCTCTTGTTCTATTCAGAATATACCTTCACGTATTTCGGTGTGACCAGAACATATTTGGGTTGTAGCACTGCAAGTAGCAGACCACATTGCGTCACACCCCTGTTTCTCTGTTCACTCACCATGCCTGGCATGGCAGCTTGGTTCCTCTGGGCTAGACTGGCCATGGCTGGCAACAACGTGCTGTTGCCCATGGTGAGGGCATGGAGGACTCCGTGGTGGACGCCCAAGGCCTCATTCTTCTTGAAGACACGATGGGCACACAGCTTGGTCAGCCATATGTAGAACAAGTCATTGTTCTTGGCCTAACAGGAGAGTGAATTTTACATTAATAATTATGTTAATTGGGGACAACACATGCTAATTCTTCTGGATAAGAAACAGATGTGAAAAGGAAACCGTTGAGCGTGAAAAAAAATACAtcagcgctgcagttcttgacacaatccggtgtgcctggcacccgTTCAAAGGCGCTTAAATCTttcgtcttgcccattcaccatcaatgccacacaatccacgtctcaaggcttaaaaaaatcAAAATGTTCTACCCACCTCCTCcccatcatctacactgattgaagtggatttaacaattgacaTCAATAAAAGATTAGAGCATGTTCTTAGTATTTTGGGATACTCAGTGTACCTTGACGTGGTATAAATAGTCTCCACCATCCAGATCGATGCGATTGGACTTCTTGTTGATGGACATGACAGCGAGGCTAACGTCCAGGGAGCCGTGGAGTTTTCCTCTTTGGATCTGACCAGTGGAACATTAGAATGGATAAACAAGCATTCCATAGCCTGTAACATTTACAATACGGCACTGACCGATTTCAGAATGATTGATATCGTGAGTTGAATGTGTTTTTGGAAATGTATTGTGAATACATACATCCTGCTGTGTCTTGGAGTACTTGAGGATCCCTTTTTCCAACAGGAAGTACCTCTGAAAGGAGAGCGACAGAACCACATTAGACAGGGGTCTATTCATAAGTGCACACCAGTAGCAATGAGAACAGATTTATTTTTTTGAGAGGTTTAGAttagtttgggaaaccctggatTAGTCCCTTCCAGCAATTTACTTCCATTTGAATACACCCCAGGAAGTCAGGAGTGATGGTGAAACAGAACTAAATAGCAAAACTGTGCTTCAATTGGCTTTCAACTGTTCTTCAAATTGGCTTGCCAAGTATAGCCTTCACATTACCTTGTGCCAGCCATTCAAAGGatacttcctcctcttcatcagaaaGCCCTCACAGATACCAGGGATGCTCATGTCCAACCCTGACCCGATCCCTGAACCCATGTCCATGTGGTCTTCCAACACCTCCCAGTGCCTGGAgttctatggggggggggggggggaaatacagTTTTCATTAGtttggctcccaagtggcacagcggtctaaggcacagcatctcagtgctactagaggcgtcactacagaccctggttcgatcccgggctgtatcacaaccggccgtgatcgtgagtcccatagggcagcgcacaattggcccagcgtcgtccgggttagtggagggtttggccgaggtaggccgtcattgtaaaataagaatttgttcttaactgacttgcctaattaaataaaggttaaataaaataaacatgttgCATTGTCCATAAAGAACTTAATACTCACAATATGAGTTTCATCCattcagccatccatccatccatagaGATATTCATGATggttatatacatcattggttgCATTATAGTGTAAAGAGGAGACCCGTCATATGCATGCGCCAGGCACACGCCACTCACACTTTTAATAAAAAGGAACGGCTCAGAAACTACCTGGCGGGAGTTGCGTGATGACCCAGCGCTGTCGTTCCGTGAGTGTCCGGCCTTGAATCCTCCAGAAGGAGACTTGTCCAGATTGCTCATCACTGATTGGCTGCTGTTGAGTGAGGGTGGGCACACCCGAGGGTCCATCATTATGATAGGATGAACAATGTCGCTAAAAGTAAGCTCTGCTTTTCGACAAGGTTCTCTCTCAGAGGAAACACAAATCTGTTGACACAAAAGGAACAGTAATGTGAGGAGACAAAAAAAAGTGACGTTTTAACTGGTTTCACATTTAGCAGCTTCATACGCTTTTTAATGTCCCATTTTAAATGATGAGAAATCAGATTAATAGACTTGAGGACGTCTTTTCTTGAAATTCAAGTGTCAGGAACACACATCACATGTGCTGCCCTGCTGCAGTGGGCCCTTGGATCATAAGTTCAGGAAAATGAGGAAGACAACCTACACATAATCCACCCCAACCTTATGGTTGGCTTGGCCTTATGAAGACCGTGGTGGACAAAGCGGTACTAGACAAGGTCCAGGAGTACTGACCAAAGAATATGACAATGCATTATTCAAATTAATCAGATTCTACTAGCAATTTTTTAATTGGTCAGCTCTTTTTTAATTTCAGTCAAAACAATATTTTCCAGATTTTTTTAAAAATTAGACCTAATCTACAGCATGAGAGATTATCAAAAGTATCAAACAGAtccatttttttttactgtggaaTTGTATCGATCTACTGGTACTCCAGAGTTATCCTATTCCATGGAAGAATGTCTTTAGTCCCTTGATAGCATCCAACACAACAGTGACACACCAATGTTCAGATgtaaacacatacagtgccttcaggaagtattcacaccccttgagatttttttccacattgttaacagacttattctaaaatagattagattaaaataaaactgtttaaatcagcaatctacacacaataacccataatgacaaagcgaaaacaggttgacatttttacaaat
Proteins encoded in this region:
- the LOC109893235 gene encoding oxysterol-binding protein-related protein 7 isoform X2, with product MNQASRTGSCFVWCQICVSSEREPCRKAELTFSDIVHPIIMMDPRVCPPSLNSSQSVMSNLDKSPSGGFKAGHSRNDSAGSSRNSRQNSRHWEVLEDHMDMGSGIGSGLDMSIPGICEGFLMKRRKYPLNGWHKRYFLLEKGILKYSKTQQDIQRGKLHGSLDVSLAVMSINKKSNRIDLDGGDYLYHVKAKNNDLFYIWLTKLCAHRVFKKNEALGVHHGVLHALTMGNSTLLPAMASLAQRNQAAMPGMYPHYASTASVYQAEMEVPPTAAPGVNGKVAAWLQQTHQSDTCSQELARSQLDLTELAQLIQRLNWLESDQQPISNSDLERRINMQNLTLNTPKAKKERKTTNKIFGHSRTLSGVETRGMFTSSHLSTSSNHLSVGATSVSSIPDYVYSQLSNPLITSPEAKKIQQDICALSQRVHASLKSIHEVLALERERVRQAWTGPDLRSSTSNQLATLCSTLSELEVQSCQTKVHSLSLSSGSTGGSKESYSTVRQDQTPSKGCSVQRTPSLADSMAEYYDARDVIVCENSSENGEEESDESGLSDITTTSNSEPDEVHEAVSPDQPQTKASSTLNYRTSVSRAPDMVSTVPTNTGRRTVLPANCVDNSHIGIMTILYNNIGKDLSRVSMPCGLNEPLNLLQRVSEELEYSELLDIANRTEDPFERMLYMGVFSISGYAWATWRNRYKPFNPVLGETYESHRKERGFRYVAEQVSHHPPCSAVHAESENFTFWQDQQWKNKFWGKSLEIISSGPVNVKLPKYGDHYEWNKVVTCVHNVLSPQRWLEHYGEVTIRNTKSDLCTCKISFVKSRYWTSETSKNEVQGQVLNQAGEVVHRFGGLWHEGIFCDTLPNPKCIWKPNPQPDDHFQYYGFSRYARELNELTPELKKVLPPSDTRYRPDQRILEEGDVAGADSKKEEVEQKQRDRRKELAKKGEEHVPRFFRKELDAAGNDIWLSNGTYWKIRNQPGFANTKNLDLWC
- the LOC109893235 gene encoding oxysterol-binding protein-related protein 7 isoform X1; its protein translation is MNQASRTGSCFVWCQICVSSEREPCRKAELTFSDIVHPIIMMDPRVCPPSLNSSQSVMSNLDKSPSGGFKAGHSRNDSAGSSRNSRQNSRHWEVLEDHMDMGSGIGSGLDMSIPGICEGFLMKRRKYPLNGWHKRYFLLEKGILKYSKTQQDIQRGKLHGSLDVSLAVMSINKKSNRIDLDGGDYLYHVKAKNNDLFYIWLTKLCAHRVFKKNEALGVHHGVLHALTMGNSTLLPAMASLAQRNQAAMPGMYPHYASTASVYQAEMEVPPTAAPGVNGKVAAWLQQTHQSDTCSQELARSQLDLTELAQLIQRLNWLESDQQPISNSDLERRINMQNLTLNTPKAKKERKTTNKIFGHSRTLSGVETRGMFTSSHLSTSSNHLSVGATSVSSIPDYVYSQLSNPLITSPEAKKIQQDICALSQRVHASLKSIHEVLALERERVRQAWTGPDLRSSTSNQLATLCSTLSELEVQSCQTKVHSLSLSSGSTGGSKESYSTVRQDQNVEKTPSKGCSVQRTPSLADSMAEYYDARDVIVCENSSENGEEESDESGLSDITTTSNSEPDEVHEAVSPDQPQTKASSTLNYRTSVSRAPDMVSTVPTNTGRRTVLPANCVDNSHIGIMTILYNNIGKDLSRVSMPCGLNEPLNLLQRVSEELEYSELLDIANRTEDPFERMLYMGVFSISGYAWATWRNRYKPFNPVLGETYESHRKERGFRYVAEQVSHHPPCSAVHAESENFTFWQDQQWKNKFWGKSLEIISSGPVNVKLPKYGDHYEWNKVVTCVHNVLSPQRWLEHYGEVTIRNTKSDLCTCKISFVKSRYWTSETSKNEVQGQVLNQAGEVVHRFGGLWHEGIFCDTLPNPKCIWKPNPQPDDHFQYYGFSRYARELNELTPELKKVLPPSDTRYRPDQRILEEGDVAGADSKKEEVEQKQRDRRKELAKKGEEHVPRFFRKELDAAGNDIWLSNGTYWKIRNQPGFANTKNLDLWC
- the LOC109893235 gene encoding oxysterol-binding protein-related protein 7 isoform X4 codes for the protein MNQASRTGSCFVWCQICVSSEREPCRKAELTFSDIVHPIIMMDPRVCPPSLNSSQSVMSNLDKSPSGGFKAGHSRNDSAGSSRNSRQNSRHWEVLEDHMDMGSGIGSGLDMSIPGICEGFLMKRRKYPLNGWHKRYFLLEKGILKYSKTQQDIQRGKLHGSLDVSLAVMSINKKSNRIDLDGGDYLYHVKAKNNDLFYIWLTKLCAHRVFKKNEALGVHHGVLHALTMGNSTLLPAMASLAQRNQAAMPGMYPHYASTASVYQAEMEVPPTAAPGVNGKVAAWLQQTHQSDTCSQELARSQLDLTELAQLIQRLNWLESDQQPISNSDLERRINMQNLTLNTPKAKKERKTTNKIFGHSRTLSGVETRGMFTSSHLSTSSNHLSVGATSVSSIPDYVYSQLSNPLITSPEAKKIQQDICALSQRVHASLKSIHEVLALERERVRQAWTGPDLRSSTSNQLATLCSTLSELEVQSCQTKVHSLSLSSGSTGGSKESYSTVRQDQTPSKGCSVQRTPSLADSMAEYYDARDVIVCENSSENGEEESDESGLSDITTTSNSEPDEVHASSTLNYRTSVSRAPDMVSTVPTNTGRRTVLPANCVDNSHIGIMTILYNNIGKDLSRVSMPCGLNEPLNLLQRVSEELEYSELLDIANRTEDPFERMLYMGVFSISGYAWATWRNRYKPFNPVLGETYESHRKERGFRYVAEQVSHHPPCSAVHAESENFTFWQDQQWKNKFWGKSLEIISSGPVNVKLPKYGDHYEWNKVVTCVHNVLSPQRWLEHYGEVTIRNTKSDLCTCKISFVKSRYWTSETSKNEVQGQVLNQAGEVVHRFGGLWHEGIFCDTLPNPKCIWKPNPQPDDHFQYYGFSRYARELNELTPELKKVLPPSDTRYRPDQRILEEGDVAGADSKKEEVEQKQRDRRKELAKKGEEHVPRFFRKELDAAGNDIWLSNGTYWKIRNQPGFANTKNLDLWC